CCGAATACCGAAAGtggttttcacattttttttttaaatttggattaaattttgtaaagtcCTTTTCCATGACAAAATAGCTATATTGCAGATTGGTTCGTACATTCAACAGATATTTtgtcagctatccatacaaaatggTATTTTAAATATCTAAAATCTGTTTCGGGGCTATCACTAAAGCACGTGGGCACTTTTAAGGATATTTCAGTCAcacatttcttaatttaatattgttttgttttgatcaagttaaaaaacacttagaatttaattgaaattagtACATAGCTTATTCCATGTCAACTGAGTAAACTTTTCGACTCCAccatcaccgatttggaccaaacttggaggaaaCGTTCATTTAtagatagttaacagaaatcccaagtttgatgCCGTTTGTACCAGTCCACTATTTTGgtcggtgttgtttttgatttaCTCGTATCTTTGCAACTATTATACCAAAATACTTCTTTTCTGATTGCATTTTATAGTAGATTGTCCAAGGAATGCGAAAAATTCAATATGCCTCTCAAAACTataaaagtttatgtttttttcaattttccattttttatatttttttatattattattatcgtattccccggcctaATTTAAATAAGAATCTTCCAAACCCTCAAAGTAAACCTTACTGTGAAACAGTCCTTCAAAGATAAAATCTCGGAATTTCCTTTACAAAACTTAGCACATGAACTACGCTAGCGCTCCAGGCATACTTTCAGGAGTTAGCAATTCAATGCACTAGCACATGGCTCAATCAAGTTTGCATAGTAGCTATTctgtacgaaatcggccgatttcgaccctatttttttatttggctcaaatttggtggggatcttccctatgaccaaagaagccattttgtgtcattggttcacccatacaaggttgtccatacaaaaatggtacgtcaatattcgaaaatctgtaacatttgaaggaattttccgatcgatttggtgtctccggcaaagttgtaggtattgatgaggactatcgAGAAactaaaagtgagagtgtgtgcgtgcaacatggagttaatcTGTTCGAAgtgtcatggtaaacttcacagcaacttcgCTTTGCTAGGAGgaggtgattttagcggattgcagactggattttcgccatgtcatgtgatgattgtctaagcccaagttgcctaggaattgataattgggaatagaacccaTTCCACTtcaaccagattctcaccaccatggcagccgtccattgccggccgctcccatcacCACCGCGCActagggacaaggaaagggattcggaagacgggaagtgttaaTGCTCCACTTAtttcagagtattaagggaaaatctccacggtatcttcaagtaagtttcgcttggagttggacggtttttgggaagatgAATGGTCTAAggaggcgagtggtaacgaccgtaaacttcacagcaactgcacagaaagtttagctccatgttgcagatttgcagattcagaaaaaatagataaaaggcaaaaaataatttgccgATTTCAAAATGACTTTTgttcaccaaaaatcaatttcccaaaatcagttttttttttattttcgaaattttttgatatttatgttTTGAGGACAAAAAACCGCGATTTTCTAGCCATAGAGAAATATAGACaaatttgttgtgttttttggaaaaaatagaaattttagccaaaaaaaaaagttgacttcagtatttaatgtaaaatcaaatttgcaatcgaaaagtaatctacagattttttgaaaaagtgcacctttttaagatatagccacttagattttaatttaactgaaatttgttttttaagtggtcgtgattgaaaatttccaaaaatatttttttcgaaagatttagaacctttggttgctgacatacagcgaataaaagaaacaagaaaaaaatagttttttaagtctcacatTTTACatctcagcagctaatggttcaatttttaatgttaaaaaataaaacatttttggaattttatgatcttttagaaaaaaaaatattttgaaaattatggaatcaagactattgtttcaaatgagCGTACTATTTAAAGTCAAACATAATAATTTTgatgatgtttgaaaaaaaactgtaaaacttagacaaataatttaaatttggaatgaCTTTCGTTACGTTGaaaagaagcaaaacaaaaaaaaattaatgtttataaaatcttaaaaagaatTAGTTTAATCTTCAGAAATGATTTAACTTCATCACCGCCAACAATCCCGAGTGCACACGGGTCACCAATAGAGTACGAAAAAAAGCTATAGCATGAACGTCTTGGACACACCCCAAGTCGACAACGATTTACCACTGCGACGATCAGTGATTTTACTGCCCAAATCCATAAACCGCTGATGCAGATGATTCACCAAGTAATTCCAACAGACTTTTCGACACCGACCGATCAAATCACGACAATGCTTTTCCTCGAAATTCCTTGACTTAAGTCGCATGCCAAGCTTACCAGCAATTAGTAGTCAAACACGATGGCCAACCTGATAGCAGTCATGAAGGCAAAAGCCCCCAACGAAACGTTACACCTGTCCTACCGTCGCCGTGGTCGTCGTCCCAATTAAGTAACTCGATTCTTTTCCATAATATGTGCGATGATTTGGTTTGAGGGGGCGAGGAGTTTcttcactgaaaaaaacttATGCCGCAAGCATGCATTTTTAATACATGTGCTATCAACACGCCAAACTCCTCCCATGCTATGCTCTGAAGAGCCACACAGAAAAACAAGAAGCAAATTAAAAGAAGATCATCTTATGCAAACCACGCCACAGCTCTTTACTGCACTTTTCCTGCAACATACCGCATCGGGTTCTCGCGTACAAATATCTCAATTTTCCCATTTAGTTCTACCAACTAGTTGGCAAATCGTTTTCACACCAGCAAAGCGAAGAGATCTGATTTGTATGCTAATTAGCTGTGCTCGTTTGGGGAACCGGAGGCTCTGTCGTAAAAACGTCTGGACCAATGCACAGTTTTAGAACTCTGTAGCTGCATAAATCATCATCTGAATCTCGGAAAACTGGTTGGCCTCTGCAGGTTTGTGCTGGCAGCATTTTAGATGTGATTTGGATGATTTATTGGAGCAGGATTTGTGATAGGCATTGGAGGGACAGGTGCTATTCCTTAAGTTTATGTAAATTTTCTTTTGATCTTTGCCATACACGATGCTTTAGTTTAAAGCGGCTACGGAACTCGAATCGATATGAGTGTAAATCAAGCtaaattttgtaacaaaaatttaaaaaaaaatgtaaaaacaacTTAAAATGTTCAGCAAgttcacacagaaaaaaaatgattttataataccgtaaaacggggtgactttgatagccggggtgactttgataggtttcagatttttctgcaaaatgaagagtacaaattaaatacgtacgcaatggtttagaatcatactgaccgtggtagaggagtgttcaaagtacctcaagaagaacttttgataaaatttagaaaattttaaaaagttagttaactataataaaGAAAAAGTTGATGAAAGACATTATTTCATACTTcagaaagtgtcatgattttctcaatgaacatgattttgaatcggaaaacggaatgcattttcggattctttggacaattttccactaagagaaggcaaaataagtttgtaaataatatatgtttttgaaacacaatttaaaaaaatctccaaatttataggcaatgttagttaaacaaattttatgtaaaatgtgaaaacttgtgattcgtgcttcgaaatcagtttaaaatgcaatataaatcaataattttataaacaaaactagttttaacgaatttcaggaaaaatttcgactattttacaattttacctaaaatttatatgtattttgttaaaaagcttataaacttaaataactaaatataaacaataatttttttcttaaaaactatatcagcaaccttagtgatggtacatttgacgtaaaaatgaaatttgaacaccttaaatctgatttttacaagaaaaattataactatcaaagtcaccccggaatttaaactaagaatttttaacgtaactatttttctaaacactattgaaaaaactttttttcaaaaatagtgcatggactttgtggggcctaccccagtacatgttttaaaaataataatcttgagaaaaccggaaccaattggaaaatatttcaaaaataaattgaaatcctatcaaagtcaccccggtttacggtacatcagaaaatgatgaatattcatttttttcattattacatttttttttcaacattccaaaattcaacttttttttttgctgtgtacataaGTTTTAGCTTCAATAAAAATCtagaaagtatttaaaaattattataaatacaccattttgagaaattcaaaaaaaagtattttgtaaaataatttatttatttaatgcaGAAACAACTGATTTGGGAATGATATTCAATCAAACGATCACGAGAATTTACTTTAAATCGATTGAAACTAACTTAATTAgctatttgtgtgtgtgttattATTTAGGGACGTTAGCTATAGTTTAATTTACACCTCACcattagggctagtgatttttcgtgatttcacgGAATccgccgcgtaatccgtgaaatttgcccttGGCCGTGAATTCAACACCGTGAAATGGAGTGAAATTCGAataatcacttgaaaaattgctcctcattgttttaaaaattgatttttgaattgaaacaaACCACAAGTAGTGCATTTTGGAAGCAGttgttgaaattaatttgaaaatattacatGGTTAGTTTAGATCTCATTTTTAAAGATATTAATTATAACATATCtctatcaaaatgttgattcttACATGTAAATACACAGCGAAATGACCTTTGATTGTAACATGCTATGAATAACACAACGAGAAATTCAATTAAAGAAAACACAAAACCTGAgctattttattattaaatttctgTTAAATATAGTAAAATAACGATTAAAAAGTTGTATTATATAATGtgagtaaaaattcaaaatgatttaatttttttgggttgaaattatgttttatattcaattttaaaatacattactTGGTgataaaaatagcatttttaaactacctatttttaattttttgatattatcaaTACGAAATGCtgtaaaaactgttaaaaatgtaGCTTTGCTTAAACttattcaaaataatcaaatattataATTCTACTTTTAATGAATTAAGAATGGTTTTCGTTTGGCAAGACTTtagcaaactattttgatattaaaaattttaaactttttcaaatgtaaaacttgacaaaattcaacttattccaaaattgcaaTGCAAATTTTGTGCCAGGGggtaattttttgttatttgaactaTTGTTAATTCTCAAGGTAACTTTCCTCCGCACAATAATagtaaaataatatatttttgcatttaaatcaaGCAGATTTTCGAGaaccgtgaaattgccgtgaaattccaatgttttgtaattgacatgccgcgaaatttcaatttttgagccGTGAAAAATCTCACCCTGGCTTCGgctaaacatgatttaaaacgTGTATTTTTCTGTGtgcaaaaaaagaatttaaaaaatctgggaCCTGCAACTATCCCTAACGATAACATACACTGTTGGCTTGTCTATCTTATAGTTTTGATTGCTTTTGTAGATTCTCGAACTGTTCCTGATGAATTCACAAAAGTTGAAGATAACCTAAACTTTATTTCGACCTTGTTTATTGAACTGGCCCCTTCAGCAATAGCTTTGAACAACCACTCAATAAAAGAGTTTGTGATTGCGCCCACTCCTTCTCAAGTACCCTTCTGCGACACGGTCAAACAACCCCTTCAATCACTCAACAACAACCCTCAATTACACAATATTTGACCACCTGTCCATCTTACCTCACCCGCACAGAAAACCCATCTCCGTCCCTCCACCCCAGAAGCACTACAAGATCGTCTTCATCAAGGCTCCGTCCCCGCCGACGCCAGCCCCACCCGTAATCCCACCCCTGCAGCAAAACGAAGAAAAGACGCTGGTCTACGTGCTCGTCAAGAAGCAGGAAGAACCGGAAGAGATCATCATCCCGACGCCGGCGGCCACACCTCCGTCCAAACCGGAAGTCTACTTCATCCGGTACAAAACGCAGGTGATTTAGCTACCGTCGGGTGAGGTTAGGTTTGTCATTTTGacgggtgtttttttttctttctctttctttTTTCACGGAAACAGAAACAGGAAGACGGTGGACCATATCCGGCGAGTGGGACCCCAAGTGGCGAATACGGATCGCCCGCGGGACCTCCGAGCAGCAGCTACGGAGTACCGCTATAGTTCGGTCCTTTCCGAGTACATCTACCACAAGTTTCTGAAGCTGTTCGGCGTGGCACGCCCCTAGGTTCGGGTGTCGTGCCATGGCCTGCTTCCTGCGTCATTCATCCTAGTGTTCATCCAagttacattcatatagtaggcCAATGAAATACAGCgtttagttttattttgtaaaatctcttgtttttattttttatatatttttctctTACGGTTAGATATAGACAACAATTTGTTTCTTCTCTCTTTTATCTAGGGTCCCTACGAGTCTTAAAATTACGCACCTCTCATCGTCTCTTGATATCTCGTATTTTTGTTCAATAATTTAACAGCGCAAAAAATTGTCAGTTTCAGTTTGCTTCtaaactaaacactaaacataGTCTCTTCTTGGGGGGTCATCCGGAACTTGGCACGTGTccacagaaagacagaaagttGAACATCAGCTTGTAGAACCTTTAAAAGCAAAGAAGTAGAGCTGTGCCCCCGGGCGCCATCTTTCTTCTGTCACCGTTAAGAAAAAGAAAGATGGCCGCCCAAGCGAGGGGCGCTGTGGTCGCGCCAAGTTCCTGACGTTTCCGTTGGTTTGTGTGGGTGTGCCGGAAGTGGGTCTAAACCGAGTTCTGGAAATCTTCGCGCACGCATTCGTCCTTACTAGACTAGTTTTAAAGCAAATACGGAGGTATCGCGGGGTTATGTGCAAGtgtcaagtgtgtgtgtgtgtctgttgcATTGTTCCGGAAGAAGTGTCATCGGTAAATTGTAGGCGTTGGCGAAGGTACTTTGGCACTTAGTGGTATCCCTGGTGACCACCGTGTCCACCGGTAGGGGCGCCATACTCAGTGTGAGGCAGACCTGCGTTggaaaaaagtaaagaaaaacgAATGTAAATACACATTAAGCAAGTGTCACTTCAACCGGGGGGCTTGACAACGGGCGCTCAGCGATGACACATAACCACAAAGGCACATAATAGTGGTAATAACCGAATGAGGAAGACGACGGCTTAATTGTTCGCATGGAAGAGAAATcgtcataataaatatttatctAACTTTTGGATGGCATTTGTGGAAGCCTTGGTGCATACGCGTCGATGACAGCACAAGGGGGGGTCTGCCATGCAATTATGCAGATTTCTCTAGCGTAGCGCGCGTTAATTTGTTGCTTTTTATtgttctgtttgattttttggctCTAGCCGCAAACGTCAGCCAAGTGGCTTTGACATTTCGGATTGGCTGGTATTGGTCTAAGACGGGCGTGAAATCTAGGTTAGGTTTCTGATACGCTAAAGGTTAATTTTTGCATCACCATTATGCAATCTTTGTCCTTGTCGGTTTGGGGTGTGATTTATGGACGTGCTCTTTTAGTCGCTTTTGGAGATTTGTATCAAAAGTCAACCCTACTTTTCGGATGAATCTTCTTTTTGGTGctagaaaatgtcatattttgcaTATTGAACTTTTAATGTAAATGTTATATGTGACTGTCCTGCCCCTCGGCTTTGAACatcatctgtcaaagtgacatTTAGATACGCTACGGAGCAGTTTGTTTCCGTATCATTTTACGCCAAGAGGGACGTCGCTAATGATTTTTGAACGAACCTCTATTTTAATTTACTT
This is a stretch of genomic DNA from Culex pipiens pallens isolate TS chromosome 1, TS_CPP_V2, whole genome shotgun sequence. It encodes these proteins:
- the LOC120412506 gene encoding uncharacterized protein LOC120412506, encoding MINRVFTLASVLISLTTPCLEARPEPPISGGGPGGGIGPGPYPPSRPEGGGYNYGPPPLPSISVNSYGSATSEYGPPTQAPVIHKHVYVHVPPPDPEVPTTRKPISVPPPQKHYKIVFIKAPSPPTPAPPVIPPLQQNEEKTLVYVLVKKQEEPEEIIIPTPAATPPSKPEVYFIRYKTQKQEDGGPYPASGTPSGEYGSPAGPPSSSYGVPL